Within Butyrivibrio fibrisolvens, the genomic segment ACCCATTGCAAAACCGGCGCTTCTGTTGAATAATCAATTCAAAAGGAGCGCTTTTTTATGTGGGATGAGAATAAAGTCAGGATAATAGATATTGCAAATGAACTGGGACTTAGCACTGCAACTGTTTCCAATGTGCTTCACGGCAAAACAAAAAAGATTTCAGATGCAACAGTAAAAAGAGTTGAGAACAAGCTTGAGGAGATGGGATATATACCTAATATGGCGGCGACACTCCTTGCAAGGAATAGCTCCAGGATCATAGGTGTTGTCGTCAATGATCATGAGAAATATGAAGGACATGTATTTGAAGACTCGTTTATCAGCGCTTCTATCAACGCACTTTCTGATTCTATTGAAGCATATGGTTATTTTATGATGCTGAGAAAAACAAAGGATATCCGGGACATTATCCGTTTTTCAACTATGTGGAATATTGATGGCCTTGTGGTGATTGGGTTTTGTGCAGAGGATTATCACGATCTCAGAGAGCACATGAGAGTGCCTTTTGTTGTTTATGACGGATATATGGATCAGCATGCCGGAATAAGCAACATAAGTATCGATGATTTTGATGGAGGAAGGCAGGTTGGTCAGTATTTAAAAACTCTTGGCCACAAAAAGGTGCTGTGCATTGCAGACAATAATGTCTGTATGGATTTAGATCGCTACAATGGCCTTTGTGATGGGCTGGGGCAAAAAGCAGACTTTCTTTTGATACCGATGGATAAGGATAAGCGAAAGATCTTTTATCAAAAGAAACTAAAGACGATTCTCAGGTATACGG encodes:
- a CDS encoding LacI family DNA-binding transcriptional regulator, with product MWDENKVRIIDIANELGLSTATVSNVLHGKTKKISDATVKRVENKLEEMGYIPNMAATLLARNSSRIIGVVVNDHEKYEGHVFEDSFISASINALSDSIEAYGYFMMLRKTKDIRDIIRFSTMWNIDGLVVIGFCAEDYHDLREHMRVPFVVYDGYMDQHAGISNISIDDFDGGRQVGQYLKTLGHKKVLCIADNNVCMDLDRYNGLCDGLGQKADFLLIPMDKDKRKIFYQKKLKTILRYTAIFAVSDYYAIDLMKILFENGIRVPYDISVVGFDGGRDSLMTVPALTSVYQNNEARSQMAMELLVKMIADPGFFESVSVPVKLVIRDSTCNYSVSSQHVQNLTEI